The following coding sequences are from one Rathayibacter sp. SW19 window:
- the coaD gene encoding pantetheine-phosphate adenylyltransferase, translating to MNRIAVVPGSFDPVTLGHLDVIERAARLFDEVHVLVVHNPDKAALLPIAQRVALLEQSIKDARIAGNILVASWSVGLLVDYCTDVGAQVLVKGIRSQIDVAYETPMAIVNRNLAQVETIFLLPNPANAHVSSSLVRQVSALGGDVSPYVPRAVYDYLHES from the coding sequence ATGAACAGGATCGCCGTTGTCCCTGGATCGTTCGACCCCGTCACGCTGGGTCACCTCGATGTGATTGAGCGCGCCGCAAGGCTGTTCGACGAGGTGCACGTGCTCGTCGTGCACAACCCGGACAAGGCGGCGCTGCTGCCGATCGCCCAGCGCGTTGCTCTGCTCGAGCAATCGATCAAAGATGCCCGCATTGCCGGCAATATCCTCGTCGCATCGTGGAGTGTCGGCCTGCTCGTCGATTACTGCACGGATGTCGGCGCCCAAGTTCTCGTGAAGGGCATCCGTTCGCAGATCGATGTCGCCTACGAGACTCCGATGGCGATCGTGAACCGCAACCTCGCGCAGGTCGAGACGATCTTCCTGCTGCCGAATCCGGCGAACGCGCACGTCTCGAGTTCGCTTGTGCGGCAGGTGTCCGCGCTCGGCGGCGACGTCAGCCCGTATGTACCGCGGGCTGTCTATGACTATCTGCACGAGTCATGA